The nucleotide sequence GATCACCTGCAGTGTTACAATTAAGGTACATGTAGACTAATGCCGTCCCAAAAAACGACTATTTTGTGAAGTGCATTAGCACCACCTACAGGACTGGAGTGGCATGTGACAAGCAGACTTTTCAAAACAAGTTGGTGGGACAAGTTTAGGATGCTTTGGTGATGTACTAGATGGAGTGGAAGTCACCACTTAACTCACCAGGAAGCGATCCTGCGGTCTGAGCCGGTGGTAGGTGATCTCGGGCTCGGCCGTCAGGTACGGCGGCGTGTGGTAGTTGGGCGGTATGAACTTGGTGTGCTCGTTTTCGTGCAGCTGATCGGGCCCCGATTCCAGAACTCGTTTCTGGAGCTCGATGCCCCACTTGAACTTCACGTCACCAAACGCTCGGAAGGGCATGAGCAAGCCCAGCAAACGGTcctgagcgtgcgtgtgtgtgttggttaaCACAATGAGCAACAAATTGGAGGAGGAGTTGTACCTGTCGTATCACCGTCTTCCTCTCTGAGGGCGGGTGTTCCGCACGAATCCGAGCCACCTCGTCTTCGTTCTGGGCACAGTGGTCATTAGAGAGCGTGTGAGCGGTAAAGGAACCGTCCTCCTCCTGCACGCCAAGCACCGCCCGAGCATCTCCGGCATTGGCTATATACCTTTAGGACGAGAGAGCTTTATTACGTATGTCACATCGTAAAAATTGCGTTTAGCTTGTATTTTATGTCTCAATTATATCTGGTGGTTACAGTTTTGACATTTGTTCTTATTCGTACAGGTCTGCTCCATCCACGTGAGCCACGCATGCCGTCGCTCCAGAGAAGGCCACTCTCAGAACCCAGTAGTGCAGGAAAGCATTTGGATCTCCAACCTGGCAGACCAGAccatattttaaaaatttgaaaacatgtcgataaaaataaatgtagtaTGCCTCACCTGAGCCTCCAGAGAAATATCATTGTCCAGCCTCTTGAAGGCGTTCATCAGAGCCTCTCTGGTGTCGGGGACATCCCCTGGGCtgagagcaggaaaaaaaaaatggtgcaggATTAGTCTACCTAACGTTTTGCCCATCGTAACATTTTTCCCGCACGTCTTACTTGGTGAGATCGATGAGCTCCTGCCAGTATGTACGGAGGCTGTTGAAGTAGAGCGTCTGAGCCTCCCTGCTGAAATAATCGTTGGGGTGCTTTTGCCACTGCAGGATGGGACTGAGCGCCCGGCCCGCCTCCACCGCCGCTTCCAGCTCGCACAGCGTGTCGTGCGGCAGTAGGGACACGGCGATGTAGTAGAAGAGCCTCTCGCTGAGCGCCTGGTGGAGAGCAATGTAAGACCACACAATTGCTGGCTACAATAATAAAAGCAAGAGGAAGCTGCTGGAGTACATCTATTGGAATGTGTTAATCTGTAGTTGCACCTGTGCACAAGCACATCCAGCGTGGCCATCAAACACGCCCAGCAACATTCCTCTCGTCTGCAGGCATGTCGCTGCACTGCGGCGGTCTTCTATGGGAGCGTTTGCAGGTAGCTGATTGCTGTCAAAGCCCATCACGGATGACAAGTTCTTGCCATCAAACTCAGGAACCTACAAGCAAATTACAGCAATTATTTCACACGGAGATAAGGGGAAAGTGTTTTCCAGCCGACCTTGAAGCTGTACTCGTTGGCTTTGAGGATGGAGTTGACTTGAGGTGGAGTGAGGACGTAGCTGTGAAGTGCGGAGGTGGTCTGGTGACATCTTGAGGGAGTGTGACTCATGTGAGAAGGACGTCGAGGAGCGGAGGAGCCCAACTGGGGCCGGCGGTGCTGGCATGGTAACAGACTGGAGGACAAGACCTTTGCCCGAGGCAATCTCTTCAACAGCTGTGACATCACAGGCATAGCAGATGGAGCACTGCAGACGTGGAAGTCCAAATGTTAGAAAACCACAAAACTGTTTCTTCTGTGTTTGTTCTCATTAGGCTCCAACCCCATCACAGTATTTGAAGTTTTATTACACTATATAAACAAAACACGAGACAAGCACTGACACACAGTAACTTAATACTTTATGGCTTAAGGTTGCAAGCAAGTATGGGTCAGCAGACCTGCTCAAAATAGCTTGACGTTTGGATGGTGAGAATTTTCTCTGCAGTCTTAAGTTGGTGGGTTGGTGTTTGCTTTGGATCAGACTTCCATGTTACATAATTCAAGGTATGTTTAAGTATGCAGATGCTGCAGAAATAATCATCTTTACGGGGGGTCCGTAAACACAACACGAAAGGGAGTCATGTTGACCATAGTGGCTGGGGCAAAGTTGCCATATTTGTTGACATCACAAGCCTCACCCAGCTAGCGACGAGGGTGGTGTCGGAGAAACACAACAGCACTTACAACACAAGAACAACTGCACAAAAGATTTAAATGTCTGATAATTGCAAAATCCAACTAGGTTAAGTACTCGATTAACTTGTAAATGCGCCTAACCACAGGGCAGAGATGCCAAATGCTAAACGTAATGAGGGTTACACCCACCACTCCGACAGTAAAATATAAAGGGCATGATTCAACTTGGCTTGATTATTTCTTATTTAATGTAACTGCATAATGTTGCATGCATATTACGCACCTGTACTTGTGAATATCAAAAAGTTATTAAAGCTCATGGCTCGAGTCCGAGCACTGCAAACAAAACGATGTCGTCGTCGTCCACCAGCGCCGCACCGCACAGTGGACGCTGATTGGCTGAGCGCTGTGGGCCCCGTCAGTGACGTCATACAGACAAATAAAActgactttcaaaataaaacgcttcaaaataaaacttttatcAGATCGACAGGGCACATCGCAAGAATATTTAGGATTGCCCTCACTtatagacacacaaaaaaaaaagaaataatagtAGGGAAAACACAGTgtattaaaattaatataaaatattttaatctaaaaaaatacatttacaagaaaaatatatacaaaacaGGGAACAGATatgtaaaaaacaacaaaccctTAACAtaatttacagttttacaacaTGGCCACTTTAAATGATCATATCAAAAATCTGTCATCCACCAAAGTTTTGTTGACGAGGTTCCTCCTTCCAAACGAATTGCGAATCCTTTCAAAGATCTGTTAGGAATAAACAAATATTTGATTATAATGGTGAGGCACTAACTTTAAATTTGATTTTTCTGTATCTGCCCAAAATACTGACCATTTGCTGCAAGTACGTAAGGACGGCAGCAAGCACAAAGTTCTGAGAGGCGAGGTCGACGACGCAGAAGAACAGCGTGTCGAAAATCAGCAGAGTGCCCTCATTTCCATAAAAGAGTACATCAGCAAAGGAGTGACCTTCATCTGTGGTGACAAACAGACATTATCTATGCAAGCAAGCATCAGCAACTCTACATCATGATCAAATCACAAAACatcaccagctcagtggccttgtgTTTGAGTGCCTGCCCTgagagtgggaggttgtgggttcaaacccccagccgggtcatacctaagACTCTAAAATcggtactcatttcttccctgcttggcactcagtgtaaggggttgaaatggggcctcccgatcaccaaatgattgtaTTATGTTTATCTTGTTAATTATttgactggttcttttatcataAACAAATGATTTAGGTTTCatgacctgacatgtttcggccgaAACATTATACCATTATAAAAGATGCTCTTATCATTCGGTTCAAGGAACTCCATGCCCATGACTCTCTCCAATGCCAGTTTGTCCCTCACAATGTAGTCCATATCAGGGTGAgcctgaagaaaataaaacagcgatttaaaaaaaaaaaggaacagttTAGACTAGAAACGAGAATAAAATGGAAGAAACAATAACAATTTATAAGGGTGACTAACATGATCTATGACAGATCCCAAGAAGTGGTTCATGGTTTGGTAGGCCCGAATGTTTTGGTCTGACTGGTTGAATGAGGCCGAGTCCATGAGTCTCGATGGTCCGTGTCGctgcaaatgaatgaaaaagcaaAACGATAAAATACAAGCATTGTATTTGACAACATTCCGAATGGAGACAGGCACAAACCATGGTGAAGGAGTCGCGTATCCTGTCGTAATGTGAGCGCAAGCGGCCGGAGAGGGCCACTTGGAAAGTCTGCATGTccgtattgggaagaagacctcTTTGGCCACACAGTGACTCCTTCGCGTGGGAAAGATCACACGTAAGACGGATGCAAATTGTGGAAAATATCTAAGTGGACATACGGCTTCTCTCCTCAGGTTGTTGTTCATTTCTTCCATGTTTGTATCAGCGTGGCCGTGCACAGATCGCCCATGGATGTAGTAGCCAAAACAGCGCTGGGGTAAAAGCAGCACGGAAATCTGCCAAGACAAAACACACAAGTGAAATTTAACAGATTCAAAAATTCATTTGGACACATTGACAGTAGCACAATAGGTAACTCACATTACTGATGGAGCAGAGATCCACAAACTGGCGAATTTTGTCTTCCACAAAATGCTCGTAAAATACCGTGAAGAAAATCACCTGTACAGATACACGACAAAATTCAGCGAAAGGTTAGCACCACATTAAACGGTCAATAAGAAGCGAGGAGGACAACCTGAAGAAGTCCAATGCAGAGCCAGAGTGTTGCCGACAGTCCATAGCGCATAATCAGGCTGTATGAAGGCGTATACACCTGTGGGGGGCGCTGTAGAGTTGGCCAGGGGTCTCTCAGTGCTAAGCTGGAGAACCCTAACACCTAAACAAACCAATGCAAGTATTAGCTCAGGAATGGCAATTAAAATAATTCAAACGTGAGACGTACTTCAAGGAAGAAGAGCACAGCCATGATCTGAAAAGTTGGGCGAATTTTACGGATGGTCTGGATCTCGTTCCACTCGTTGGCCACAAAGTAGGTCCTCCAGATGCTGACGGGAGAGGGATCACGTTTCTGCTGACCGTTGgctgaaataaaagcatgtagaATGAAGACGCAGAAAAATGGAGACACTCTAAAAGTATAAGAGCGACAACAATTTTAACACCTGGCACGTTTCTGTTTGCTTTAATGCGTGGCCTTTCCCAGTCAATGAAGAAGACGTCCAAAGATAACTGCACAATCAGCTTGTGGAGGAACTGCACTGCCTGGACAGCAGAAAAATACATGATATGAGATGAAAGACGCCCTCTAGCGTTTAGAGTGAATAATGCTCATGTAAACATTTGGTCTATTTGAACTGACTCACCTTGAGAGCAAAGGCGCAAGAGATGTAGGTCACAAACTGCTCCTCTTGATGAGAAAGCGGCAATAAGACTGAGGCATTCTGTTGGGCCTAAAACAAaacgattttttaaaaatcaagctaaaaaagaaattgcACTATTTAGGTGGAATGAAATGAAAGGCACCTTGTAAAGGATGAGCCAGTAAAGTCCAGTTCCCACAGTGACGGCGAGGAAAACATTGGCCAGATCTCCAGCGTAAAACAAGAAAAACATCAGCATGGTCTGAAATCAAAGGGAAGAGGTGGGTCAGGATTTACACTCCCACAGGAGAGTCCGGATTTATGATGCTTTACCCTTAAGTCCACCACGGGTGAGGCGATCCTCCTCTTCCAGCTGACTGTTTTGAGGACTGACAAGAGCACGGCCAGACCAGCCAGCACACCCAGAGCAGTctgtgccacacacacacaaatggataagagaaaaataataataataataaataactttGGGTTTCATACTCACATCTGTCTTCAAGCGAGCCTCGTTCTGATCCATCTCATACTCCACAGAAAAGCTCATCTGCAGGAGGAGAGAGAAATGTTCTTCTTTCTTATGTATTGTTTACTGCGGAGTATTTTTCTAAGAATCTAAATtcacaaaaagaagaaaaatagagCAAGAATAGCCCACtgggggtgtgcacacttgtgcaaccaaagAATCTACAGCtgtgtctttttttaatctctCTTGGAGAGACTTTCTTTTAAATTCAATTGAGTTCTAGATCTTAACAGTTTAGTTcccttttttaaaatgatttatcaTTCGTGTCATTTTACATCACAAAAACCTCGCCTTTTGAAAAGGTGTGTGCGACTCACAGACACAGTTTGTGTGTCGACGTCAGCAACCAGGACATCTTTGTACTCCACCGTCATCAGTGGGGGGAACACCTGACCCTGTTGTGTGCCCGGGACTAAGTTGAACCTGTGCACATCCACCGAGCGCTTAGAAACCACAAATATTTATTTCCACTGCATCTTCAGTGTGCACCTTATTTTCACAGTGTTGGCGACACGGATGACTTTAGGAAGATCCTTTGCGTTTTTTTCTCGGCCGCTCAACGCGTCGATGAGAAAGATACGCCGTGATAGGTACCAGTTGGTCATGCTTTCTGTGCATTGGTGAGCAAAAACACAAGTTTCGCGACACAAAATCACACACACGAGCTCACAACCACAAATCCCACCTTGGTTGATGAACTTTCCATTATATTGCTGGTTCAGAACCAATGTGGGTAAAGGGAGAAGTTTTCTGGTCTCCTCTCCACCGAGGTCCAGAAAGACATCATAAAAAAGCGGCTCGGGATGAGCACGGAGCAGGTCTGCGATTGAAAGATCACACTACACACACGGAATCAAAGTCGTGCAATCAAAGCAAGGTGGACTGCGACGTGAACTGCGGCTAACTTACGTTTTCTTGGTAGGCGGTGCCAAAACTGAAAGCTGACATTCGTTTGATGGGTGTTTCTGGACAAATCTAAAGGAGATATATTTTTAGAATCAATGCATCTGACTCGAGAGTCTTGAAAAATGAATCAcatcaaaatattttataatgtAAGCGGGAGGTCAAGGCCAGGTCTTACCTGTAGATTAGCTCCTCCGATAGTTTCCCATCGAAGGAACTCGCCTCTGACGTTATAAACGGCAGCGAGCAGCTTAATGTCCGTGTTctatcaaacaaaaaaatgaaccgGATTATTTCCCATAGCGttataatttaattaatttcatCATCTACCTTGTCTTTTCCTCTGAAAACAAAGCTAACCGGGACGGGATCGCTCTGAAGCACTCGACTCGCCAATCCCGGTTCATCGCCGTAGTAAAGCCATGGTAGATTATgtctcctggaaaaaaaaaagtttaacacTGGTGGTATTTAGATGTACCTAATGCCACGTCCTTATAATTTATGCAATTGAGCACCAGTAGGAGATGTCTTGAGTGGAGCTAAAAGCGGCCTGTGATCTGAAGACGTTGTTAAAGATCCCGCAGGCATCAACGCTCACGCCGCTGAAGGAGTGCATGTTCATCACGCACATGTTGCCCAGGGCTTGGCATGCTGTCAGGTTGGAGAAGCTCTGTTGATAAGAACATTTAATGACATGAAAGCTCATACAGGGCAATTAGAGAAAGTGTCAAATTACAAGGCAGGCTGCTGCGGATGAGTAGAGATTCTTGAGGAACCAGGCAGACACCATGCTGAACTTCTAGAAGTGGGAcagaaacaaaagcaaaaatgatTCAAATGTTTCCTTGGTGGAGGTAACAAAGATATGTGTACTTACCAACTGAGCAAAGTTGACACTGGGATTGACATTAGTGGAAAGACTTCCTGGTGGGATACACAACCCACCTGCCTGGAAATaagataaaaatatattaaagaatacaaatataaaatatatgcttattttaaaataaatatctgGAATTGCATGAGCTCACCAGCAAAGAGGGAGGGTTACACACACAGGAGCTTTTGATGAAGGAAGCCTGACATCTCTCGCACCTAAATGACAACACACATAGGCAGCTAATTTAACGACAAATAATCATATTAAAATTATTATGAGTCAGATGATGAACCTGTCTCCATTGCTGTTGGGTACTGAGAAAGCGGATCCATTTCCATTACACATCTCGCATGAGGCCTCATCTAAAAGATTTCCACTGACATCCCTctccactggaaaaaaaaaacatatataagtgagtaaaaaaaacaatgcaataCTTTTCACCTGCCCAGATATTTTACTAACCGAGGATACGTCTTGGAGGGCACTGGCACCGGCCCTCATCAGTAGTACTACCTGGGCAacgaatgcacccaaaaccatcTTGAGTTACTGCCTGGAGCCCAACCAGAAAACTTTAGACAAACAAGTTTATGTGATCAATATAATATAATGAACAGTACTTACAGGCTTTTCTTCTGGACAGGCCTCACAAGCAATGGAGGTCAGGTCAGTCGTGATTGTTCGGAATCCATTTTGGCAAATGCAACTCAGCCCTGGAAAACAAAAGATGATTTGAACTAATAATTTAAGATGAATAATGTCACAAATTGTTATTGTGACCATTTATTTTTATAGGTAAGCAGTTACAGGTAAGCTGGAGCCAAGTGAGGACTTCTCCTGACAGCTAACTACCCCTAAACTCTGTGTAATAGTATTTGCAGTATTTGAAACAAGATTAATGAAACATTTGTGTTTAAGCGAGGCTAACCAGTTGCGCTGCGTTGTTGATTTTCACCACAGCTAACACACGACAAACTGGAGATGTCGAAGTATTCTTCCACATTGCAGTCTGACGGAGATTGAAAAGGAATTATATACTGCTGGCATAAAACGGGATTTAAATGCACAAAaaacaatgtaaaaataaatttgTAGCTGCTAATAATAAAAAGTAGCGTCCCTGTCGCCATGGTGTGCTGCGGCGTCTTTTTCGTTTGCGGCTAGCATTGGGCCTTGTGGAGCACTAGCGCCGTCTTGCGGTTGGGAGTAGGGCGTACCTTTGTCTGCTCTGAACAACCACAAACACAATTCTTAGTGTTCATCAGtgcttattttttaatattgtaaatgttatagttattatgaatgtaaaaaataaataaaatgaacaacATTGAAGACTTTCCATGGAAATTACATCAGAAATCGCTCATCCACTTGCGTCTTGTAGGCAAGGTTCTTCTTTCCAAAATGAATTTGAATCTTTCGGAATATCTGCATAGAAGTCATTGATTTAAACACCAGTGTTCTTTTTCACGCATACATTCCATACTCACCTTTTGCTGGATGTATGTCAGCAGTCCTGCGAGTACAAAGTTCTGACATGCAAGGTCAGCAACGCAGAAGAACAACGCATCAAAAACCAGCAATGTACTTTCGTGTCCATGAAAAAGCACATTGTTGAAACTGTGGGCTTCATCTGCAAGGACAAAGATATTCAGTCTCCTCCAAAAGTACTGGAAAAGCAAGGCCAGTTCGACCATGCATATATCGACAAACATAAATATTGCTACCATTATAAAAAATGCTCTTCTCAATTGGCTCGAGGAACTCCATGCCCAGGACACGCTCCAACGCCAGTTTGTCCCTCACATAGTAATCCATGTCAGGGTGGGCCTGAGAGGACCAAAACATCATGAGATGAACAAATGATAATTGCACTTATTGCATTTATATTTGTGTGCCACGAACATGATCGATGATTGATCCAAGGAAGTTGTTCATGGTGTGGTAGGCCCGAATGTTTTGCTCCCACTGGTTGGCTGAGTGGGCTTCCATGAGCCGTGTTGGTCCGTATCTCTGGATGTAGAAGATGCAGTGAGGAATtgctgtatatattttttttttcgtgggaGACGTGTACAAACCCTGGCAAAGGATTCGCGAATCTTGTCGTACTGTGAGCGTAACCGTGTGGAAAGAGCCACCTGGAAAGTTTGCATGTCCGTGCTGGGTAGAAGACCTCTTTGGCCACACAGTGACTCCTTCACAATATGGACGCAATAGGAATGTGAGTTGAGCACTAAAGGCATAAAAATGGTCGCTAAGCAAACATACAGCTTCTCTCCTGAGATTTTGACTCATTTCCTCCATGTTGGTGTCAGCGTGACCGTGCACGGAACGTCCATGGATGTAGTAGCCATAACATCGCTGCGGTAAGAGCAACACTGAAatctgtaaaaacaaaacacgctTAAGCGAATCCAAGTAAACAGATACAGAGATGAATTGTAACTTACGTTGCTGATTGAGCAGAGATCTGGAAACCGACGGATTTTGTCAGTTACGCAAATCTCGTAAAAGACAGTGAATGTGACCTGAGCGGAGATAGAGGGATGAATTGATTATAATAATTAATTGATTGGATATTATTCAAAAGTTGTTCAATTCAAAAAGCAAAACTCACATGGCACACATTCAGGAATTTTGGAATCATTCAATTTGTTTCCCATGTAAAATAGATTTTTCTGTAAATTtctaaaaattaataaaaatattattttaaaaaaaatcatataacattttagttatttatttattttcctttttttcaacAGTATTTACtcctttattttaatttattttaaaaaaaatcatataacattttaattaattatttatttattttactttttttccaaCAGTATTTACTCCTgtatttttcactttttcaaATGGGAAAGTCAAATGAAAACCTGGAGAAACCCAATGCAGAGCCAGAGTGTTGATGCCAGACCATAGCGCAGAATTGTGCTGTAAGAAGGTTCGTCGTCCATCTGTGAGGAAGCCTTCAAAAGCGTCCCGGGCTCCTTAAGTGTGTATTCAGAGAAACCCAAAACCTAGACGGCATTAAAAAAACGATGAGCAAAAACAGACAAAAGGTGCATGTGGCGTGTGACATACTTCAATAAAGAAAAGCACAGCCATGATCTGAAAGGTCGGCCTGGTCTTGCGGATGGTCTGGATCTTGTTCCACTCATTGGCCACAAAATAGGTCCTCCAAATACTAACAGGTGTAAGATCCTGTTTCTGTTGACCTCTGGCTGACAAAAGCAGGGCACACAGTGAGCagcctaagaaaaaaaaatgctagcaaAAAGATTTCCACCTGTGACCGTCCGGCTGGCTGTGGTTCGAGGCTTCTCCCAGTCAATGAAAAAAACATCCACAGATAACTGCATGATCAGCTTGTGGAGGAACTGCATTGCctttaaggacaaagtttttatCATTATCAAAATGTGTATTAAAAATCTCTTCGAGAGGATCAATTTTGTATTGCTGGTCGGGTCAGGAACCCCACACTGATTCCCATGACCTTTGACCCCCAATATGAACATCTGCACATCATCATCAAGCATTAACTGACTCACCTTGAGCACAAAAGCGCAAATAATGTATGTGGCAAAATGTTTTTCCTGATGAGGAAGTGGCAGTTCCATATCCACTTGCTGTtgggcctaaaaaaaaagaataattaatctcaaattaaaaacaatatCAAACAAACATCCATCCAACCTTGGAAAGCATAAGCCAGCAGAGTCCAGTTGCTAAAGtaacgagaaaaaaaacattggccaCATCTCCAGCGTAGAAAAACACAAAGGTTaatataatctaaaaaaaaaaaagaaaaaaaagaacattatcaTTATGTTTCACATCAACAACTGGAAAATGATCATTTGTGATGTCACACGAGCTTTACCTTCAAGTCGATGGTCACTGAGTCGGATCTCCTCTTCCAGCTGATTGTCTTCAACAGCGACAAAAATATCACCAAACCAGCCAACACACCCAAAGCAGTCtgcgaaaaaaaaatcccgatgCTAAGTCGCTAAGTAGCTAAGCAGACTTTATTCCCCTCTGATACAGTTAACATTAAAAAGTATAAATGATCATTTTATGAATATTTTTACAACTTAATACATAATAGTTGGGCATATTGATTTGAGTGTCATTTTTGGGTGTGGGGCCTACTCACATCTATAACATGGGCCTGGTAAATCACCACATCCTTCCGTTGTGTCTgcaagagataaaaaaaaaaaaaaaaagggaagtgaGAGTAACTATGCCCCATACGAATGAAATATACAACACGGACTCACAGATTCGAATAAAATGCTGACATTTGGGTTGGAAGGCGCATCCATTTTGTGATAGACAAATGTCCACTATTTGATGCGTATGCACGGAATCATATTAAAATTATGATGGGCTTCAAAGGTACGCATATTAAAGTGACACCACATCATACAGTATCAACATGGCGCTGTGATGCTGAATGAATGTTATGTTAGCGCAACCAGGATAATAATCAGTATTAATAAACTTAATATTGATAAACAAAGTTTTTAAATCTATCGGAattaggattaaaaaaaacaatgtgttcTGGATTTTCCTTCAATATtagcaagtgtgtgtttgtttatgaatatttgaaaaaaaagacagctaATGTGatgttgaatttaaaaaagtgaATAACTTAATGGAAATTATTATGAATTTTTGAACAAGTGAGATCACAAAACTTTGTTTATGACAGCATTAATAGGAAATTATATCACAaggctttatttttattgtgatgagatgaggaaaaaaaatgatgccaCAAGGTTTGCTAGTGATGACATGTCAGGGTTAAAAACggaaagtcaagtttatttatgtaGCCCtaaatcccctgatcttaaactcccaggagggcaaggaaaaactcaaaaaaatccTACtgtgggaaaaatgagaaatcttgagaagagaccacagatgggaggatcccccttccaggatgacccaGAAAATGGAGATGTCAAAGTGTTCAGTTAGAACAACAAAGGAAGACTGCACGATTTCCGGTATGTGGTGAGCTTTTTCTGATGATCATCTgcccaaaaaaacacaaattcttgaAAAAGGCATGGATGAAAACAAGAAACTAACTTATTATTTTTGTAGATTCCCATTTGTCCATGTCATGGCAATCGGCAAAGGTTTGAATCGAGGTATCTGGATTTTTGATGAAGACGTTTCACCTTTTATCCAAAAGGCATCTTCAATGTCCATGGCTGTGTCTAAAATaagatgttgtttttgttgcttaGCATGGTTGGTGATGTGTAGTCAAGACAAGTCATTTCACCACCCTCGCTGGGCAACAACGACAACAACCAGGAACCACGCCCACAAAACAACATTTAATAGTTCCTAATTAACATACAAAGGATTTGTtttagatgtactgtaattattttctgcatcaaaattaaatgtggtgttcaaaaagtcttttttcaaacttgagtcttgaaaaagagggcgtcgtcttataatcagggtcgtcttatattcgggtcaATACGGTAATTTCCTTCAAAGAAGCACAGCATGGTTCGACCAGGTACCTACACCGGATGAAATGGTTCATCCTCACGCCATTGATAGTGACGTAAAACGTTGCTCGACCAATCACCGTGCAACAATGGAAAGGCGCAAACTGGGCGGGATTGAATGTGTATTGGAAGCAGAGGCATGCAAGACGCAGTTTCAGTTTCAGACTTTAAGAAGCTCCATGCGCGCGCACCTTAAGTAAATACGGTCAGTATTTCTCAAATCAAAATTAATTATAACCTTCTTCCTCGTGTTTTTTACTCAAATATTTTGTCTTTTACAGAGCACGCTTCTTGGGGGGGACATGACCAGCATTGTGAGGCTTAAGGGGCTCGATGAGAAAGCGAACGCCGAGGACATTCGGCACTTTTTCCCTCGTTTGCACATACCTGACCGCGGAGTTTGGATCTGGATCCTGGGAGGACCACAACACGAGGCATTCATAGCCTTCAAGTCTGAACGCGATGCACGACACGCCGTTCGCCATAGTGGACGTTCTCTAAAAGGATCCAAGGTGAATATACGCCTGAGTAGTGTTTCAGAACTGGAACATAAATTAAAATACTATGAGAAGAAGAAGCATTTAACTTCCCATTGTCTACCACGTGAGAAAGT is from Syngnathus scovelli strain Florida chromosome 9, RoL_Ssco_1.2, whole genome shotgun sequence and encodes:
- the LOC125975395 gene encoding meckelin-like, with amino-acid sequence MGHSYSHFPFFFFFYLLQTQRKDVVIYQAHVIDTALGVLAGLVIFLSLLKTISWKRRSDSVTIDLKIILTFVFFYAGDVANVFFLVTLATGLCWLMLSKAQQQVDMELPLPHQEKHFATYIICAFVLKAMQFLHKLIMQLSVDVFFIDWEKPRTTASRTVTARGQQKQDLTPVSIWRTYFVANEWNKIQTIRKTRPTFQIMAVLFFIEVLGFSEYTLKEPGTLLKASSQMDDEPSYSTILRYGLASTLWLCIGFLQVTFTVFYEICVTDKIRRFPDLCSISNISVLLLPQRCYGYYIHGRSVHGHADTNMEEMSQNLRREAESLCGQRGLLPSTDMQTFQVALSTRLRSQYDKIRESFARRYGPTRLMEAHSANQWEQNIRAYHTMNNFLGSIIDHAHPDMDYYVRDKLALERVLGMEFLEPIEKSIFYNDEAHSFNNVLFHGHESTLLVFDALFFCVADLACQNFVLAGLLTYIQQKIFRKIQIHFGKKNLAYKTQVDERFLM